A window of Enoplosus armatus isolate fEnoArm2 chromosome 3, fEnoArm2.hap1, whole genome shotgun sequence contains these coding sequences:
- the ora4 gene encoding olfactory receptor class A-like protein 4, with the protein MSEVLTVDAILFGLLVFSGILGNISVIHVVFQSAVESPSRRLPPSDTILVHLSLANLLTSLFRTVPIFVSDLGLDVTLSPGWCRVFMLLWVWWRAVGCWVTLALSVFHCTTLRRQHVAFGPLAQQRERRRVWIVLGLVWGANLAFSLPALVYSTHVHGNATVELMVISCTTRPLLGCVWEFPSIQQGSAFASTSLALNEVLPLVLMVCTNLATLHALAKHIRAVTSGGESGGTNGELDKHVSTERKAAHVIMSLVSLFVVCWALQVAAVTYYNHDGGHHAEGLLTVAHFSASLFVGFSPMVVALGHGKLRRRIMSMMLGWSKVLKCHSEDTEEARMSPKTKGKKGKQTIFIVQKERKVIQVEEKVKANK; encoded by the exons ATGTCAGAGGTCCTCACTGTAGACGCCATTTTGTTTGGGCTCTTGGTCTTTTCTGGCATCCTGGGAAACATCTCGGTCATCCATGTG GTGTTTCAGTCAGCCGTCGAGAGTCCGTCTCGGAGGCTCCCTCCCTCTGACACCATCTTGGTGCACCTGTCACTGGCCAACCTGCTGACCTCGCTTTTCCGCACAGTGCCCATATTTGTGTCAGACCTGGGCTTGGATGTGACTCTGTCTCCAGGCTGGTGCAGAGTCTTCATGCTGCTGTGGGTGTGGTGGCGAGCTGTGGGCTGTTGGGTGACTCTGGCACTTAGCGTCTTCCACTGCACCACCCTGAGGCGACAGCATGTCGCCTTTGGACCTCTCGctcagcagagggagagacggcgGGTTTGGATCGTTCTGGGGCTGGTGTGGGGGGCAAACCTGGCCTTCTCACTTCCAGCTCTGGTATATAGCACTCATGTTCACGGCAACGCCACTGTGGAGCTGATGGTGATCAGCTGCACCACCAGGCCTCTGCTGGGCTGTGTCTGGGAGTTCCCCTCCATCCAGCAGGGCTCAGCCTTCGCCTCCACCTCGCTGGCACTTAATGAGGTTTTGCCACTGGTGCTGATGGTTTGCACCAACCTGGCCACACTTCACGCTCTGGCAAAACACATCCGAGCTGTTACCTCAGGTGGGGAGTCAGGAGGAACCAACGGGGAGCTGGACAAACACGTGTCCACTGAACGCAAAGCAGCTCATGTAATCATGTCGCTGGTGTCGCTCTTCGTGGTCTGTTGGGCGCTACAGGTTGCTGCGGTGACATACTACAACCATGATGGGGGGCACCACGCTGAAGGACTGCTGACGGTGGCCCACTTCTCCGCTTCGCTGTTTGTAGGATTCAGTCCCATGGTGGTGGCCCTGGGACATGGCAAGCTGAGAAGGAGAATCATGAGTATGATGCTGGGGTGGTCTAAAGTTcttaaatgtcacagtgaagacACGGAGGAGGCAAGGATGTCCCCAAAGACTaaaggaaagaagggaaaacaaactatttttattgttcaaaaagagaggaaggtCATCCAAGTAGAGGAGAAAgtcaaagcaaacaaatga